The Thermus brockianus genome window below encodes:
- a CDS encoding elongation factor G encodes MIRTLALVGHAGSGKTTLTEALLYHTGAKERMGRVEEGTTTTDYTPEAKLHRTTVRTGVAPLRYKEHRIFLLDAPGYGDFVGEIRGALEAADAALVAVSAESGVQVGTERAWTVAERLGLPRMVVVTKLDKGGDYYALLEDLRATLGPILPIDLPLYEGGRWVGLIDVFHGKAYRLEGNKEVEVPLPEAERERAERFRQEVLEAIVETDEGLLEKYLEGEEVTGEALEKAFHEAVRRGLLYPVALASGETGIGVLPLLDLILEALPSPEERFGEGPPLAKVFKVQVDPFMGQVAYVRLYRGRLKPGDTLQSEAGTVRLPHLYVPMGKDLLEVEEAEAGYILGLPKAETLHRGMILWQGEKPESEAVPFARLPEPNVPVALYPKGRTDEAKLGEALRKLLEEDPSLKLERQEETGEFLLWGHGELHLTTAKERLADYGVEVAFSVPKVPYRETIRKVAEGQGKYKKQTGGHGQYGDVWLRLEPAPEYSFEWRITGGVIPSKYQEAIEEGILEAAKKGVLAGYPVMGFKAIVYNGSYHEVDSSDLAFQIAASLAFKKVMAEASPVLLEPIYQIKVLAPQERVGDILSDLQARRGRILGMEQEGALSAVRAEVPLAEVLEYYKTLPSLTGGAGAYTLEFSHYAEVPPHLAQKIVQERRAQEG; translated from the coding sequence AGCGGCAAGACCACCCTAACGGAAGCCCTTCTCTACCACACGGGCGCCAAGGAGCGGATGGGCCGGGTGGAGGAGGGCACCACCACCACGGACTACACCCCCGAGGCCAAGCTCCACCGCACCACGGTGCGCACCGGGGTGGCCCCCTTGCGCTACAAGGAGCACCGCATCTTCCTCCTGGACGCCCCCGGGTACGGGGATTTCGTGGGGGAGATCCGGGGGGCCTTGGAGGCGGCGGACGCCGCCTTGGTGGCGGTGTCCGCGGAAAGCGGGGTCCAGGTGGGCACGGAAAGGGCCTGGACCGTGGCGGAAAGGCTGGGCCTGCCCCGGATGGTGGTGGTGACCAAGCTGGACAAGGGCGGGGACTACTACGCCCTCCTGGAGGATCTAAGGGCCACCTTGGGGCCCATCCTCCCCATTGACCTTCCCCTTTATGAAGGGGGGCGCTGGGTGGGGCTCATTGACGTCTTCCACGGCAAGGCCTACCGCCTCGAGGGGAACAAGGAGGTGGAGGTGCCCCTGCCCGAGGCGGAAAGGGAGCGGGCGGAGCGCTTTCGGCAGGAGGTGCTGGAGGCCATTGTGGAGACGGACGAGGGCCTCCTGGAAAAGTACCTGGAGGGAGAGGAGGTCACGGGAGAGGCCCTGGAAAAGGCCTTCCACGAGGCGGTGCGCCGGGGACTCCTTTACCCCGTGGCCCTGGCCTCGGGGGAGACGGGGATTGGCGTCCTCCCCCTTCTGGACCTGATCCTGGAAGCCCTCCCCTCCCCCGAGGAGCGCTTCGGGGAGGGCCCCCCCTTGGCCAAGGTCTTCAAGGTGCAGGTGGACCCCTTCATGGGCCAGGTGGCCTACGTGCGCCTTTACCGGGGAAGGCTGAAGCCCGGGGACACCCTGCAAAGCGAGGCGGGGACGGTGCGCCTCCCCCACCTCTACGTGCCCATGGGCAAGGACCTTTTGGAGGTGGAAGAGGCGGAGGCGGGGTACATCCTGGGCCTGCCCAAGGCGGAAACCCTCCACCGGGGGATGATCCTCTGGCAAGGGGAGAAGCCGGAAAGCGAGGCCGTGCCCTTCGCCCGCCTGCCCGAACCCAACGTCCCCGTGGCCCTTTACCCCAAGGGGCGCACGGACGAGGCCAAGCTGGGGGAGGCTTTGAGGAAGCTCTTGGAGGAGGACCCGAGCCTCAAGTTGGAAAGGCAAGAGGAAACCGGGGAGTTCCTCCTTTGGGGGCATGGGGAGCTCCACCTCACCACCGCCAAGGAGCGCCTTGCCGACTACGGGGTGGAGGTGGCGTTTTCCGTGCCCAAGGTGCCCTACCGGGAAACCATCCGCAAGGTGGCGGAGGGGCAGGGCAAGTACAAGAAGCAGACCGGAGGGCACGGCCAGTACGGGGACGTGTGGCTTAGGCTGGAGCCCGCCCCCGAGTACAGCTTTGAGTGGCGCATCACGGGAGGGGTCATCCCCAGCAAGTACCAGGAGGCCATTGAGGAGGGCATCCTCGAGGCCGCCAAGAAGGGGGTCCTGGCGGGCTACCCGGTGATGGGCTTCAAGGCCATCGTCTACAACGGCTCCTACCACGAGGTGGACTCCTCCGACCTAGCCTTCCAGATCGCTGCCAGCCTGGCCTTCAAGAAGGTCATGGCCGAGGCGAGCCCGGTCCTCCTGGAGCCCATCTACCAGATCAAGGTCCTGGCCCCCCAGGAGCGGGTGGGGGACATCCTTTCCGACCTCCAGGCCCGCCGGGGCCGCATTCTGGGCATGGAGCAGGAAGGCGCTCTGAGCGCCGTGCGGGCCGAGGTGCCCTTGGCCGAGGTGCTGGAGTACTACAAGACCCTCCCGAGCCTCACCGGGGGGGCGGGGGCCTACACCTTGGAGTTCAGCCACTACGCCGAGGTGCCCCCGCACCTGGCGCAGAAGATCGTCCAGGAGCGCCGGGCCCAGGAGGGGTAG
- a CDS encoding AAA family ATPase — protein sequence MEALRRLQEALNGTLFGQEEAVEALLATLLARGHALLEGVPGLGKTLLAESFAKGSGLSYKRIQFTPDLLPQDLTGSEVFREGRFAFVKGPIFAQVVLADEINRAPPKVQSALLEAMQERQITAGGVRYPLPEPFFVIATQNPLELEGTYPLPEAQLDRFTAKIPFRPPRREVWLRILTEEPQPPEPQGVDFLQAQREAMEVRVAKEALLAITHVAFLTQEDKRLRMGLSPRGAKAWLALAKALAYLRGKPLVDWKELKDAAFLALPHRLFLTEEALYEGESAEGVLKEVLRKGGVP from the coding sequence GTGGAGGCCCTAAGGCGCCTCCAGGAAGCCCTGAACGGGACCCTCTTCGGCCAGGAGGAGGCCGTGGAGGCCCTCTTGGCCACCCTCCTGGCCCGCGGGCACGCCCTTCTGGAAGGGGTACCAGGCCTGGGCAAGACCCTTTTGGCGGAAAGCTTCGCCAAAGGAAGCGGCCTATCCTACAAGCGCATCCAGTTCACCCCCGACCTCCTTCCCCAGGACCTCACGGGGAGCGAGGTTTTCCGGGAGGGAAGGTTTGCGTTCGTTAAGGGCCCCATCTTCGCCCAGGTGGTGTTGGCGGACGAGATCAACCGGGCCCCGCCCAAGGTGCAGTCGGCCCTCCTCGAGGCCATGCAGGAACGCCAAATAACCGCGGGCGGGGTGCGCTACCCCTTGCCCGAGCCCTTCTTCGTCATCGCCACGCAAAACCCCCTGGAATTGGAGGGCACCTACCCCCTCCCCGAGGCCCAGCTGGACCGCTTCACCGCCAAAATCCCCTTCCGCCCCCCCAGGCGGGAGGTGTGGCTCAGGATCCTCACGGAAGAACCCCAACCCCCCGAGCCCCAAGGCGTGGACTTCCTTCAGGCGCAACGGGAGGCCATGGAGGTGCGGGTGGCCAAGGAGGCCCTTCTCGCCATCACCCATGTGGCCTTCCTCACCCAGGAGGACAAGCGGCTTCGCATGGGGCTTTCCCCCCGGGGGGCCAAGGCCTGGCTCGCCCTGGCCAAGGCCCTGGCCTACCTCAGGGGCAAGCCCCTGGTAGACTGGAAGGAGCTCAAAGATGCCGCCTTCCTTGCCCTTCCCCACCGCCTTTTCCTCACGGAGGAGGCCCTTTACGAGGGGGAAAGCGCCGAAGGGGTGCTGAAGGAGGTCTTGAGGAAAGGAGGGGTGCCATGA